The segment CAAAAAAGGTAAAAGATAAAACAGTTTTTCTGGCAACACAGGCTCGGGATAATGCACCTCATTATCAGCACTCTGAAATTGGCTACAATTATAGGTTGAGTAATATTTGTGCCGGAATTGGAAGAGGTCAAATGGAAGTTTTAGAAAAGCATATAAATCTGAGACGCGAAATGCATGATTTTTATGTTGATTTCTTTAAAGATATTGAAGGTGTTACCGTTTTTCAAGAGCCAAATGCTGATTTTTACTCTAATTTTTGGCTAAGCTGCATTGTCATCGATTCAGATAAACTAGGAAAAACAAGAGAAGAATTAAGGCTTGCACTGGAAGCTTCGAATATTGAATCCAGACCTTTGTGGAAGCCTATGCATTTGCAGCCTATATTTTCTGACTATCCTTTTTATGGGAAAAAAGTTTCAGAACAGTTTTTTGAAAATGGTTTGTGTCTGCCGTCAGGCTCCAATTTGAATGAAGATGAAAAAGGAAGAATCACTAACGCACTTTCTCAATTTTTTAAATAATACTTTTGTCTAAAAATAAAAATAGACTATTTTAGTTTAAATTTGTCGTTTACAAAAAAATATGAACCCTATTTCCAAGGTGCTTAAAGAAGCTATGTCCAGCAAAAGATTTCGTAATATTGGTTATTTACCAAGATGGATTATTTTTGCTATTGATGTATGTATCGTTGCTGTTGCTTGTGTAATTACGTTTGTTATTGTCCACAGTTTGAATGTTAAGCCCTATAATACGATTACGATTTTATCTCAATATGGTATAATTGTAGCAATAAATTCCATTTTTTTCATTTTTTTTAAAACCTACAGTGGGATAATAAGGCATTCCACTTTTATAGATGGAGTTAAGTTGTTAGTAGCTACTTCTACTTCCTATTTGGCCTTAATGGTTATTAACTATTCATTTCAAATTATAACGGGAAATAAATTATTACTTTCAACAGGATTATTTATTACGTATGTTATTTCCTTTTTATTGCTTTTTCTTTTTAGAATTCTGGTCAAAAACTTTTTTGAAAAGTACCTGCAGGTTGAAGATAAGAAGCAACTAATAAGAGCTGTTATTTATGGAGCTGATGCTAATGCTATATCGGTTGCCAATGCGTTAAAAACAGAAAAGCCATCCCGATTTAATGTTGTTGCTTTTGTCGATAAATTCAAGCAGGATAAAACCTCAAAGAGTATTCTTGATTTACCAATCATTAATCAAAATAGGAGCTTACATGTGATTTTGAGATCTGTCAATGCTGAATCGCTGATTATCGCTGAAAAGAGTCTGACAAAAGAAGAAACTATCGCGATTGTTGAAGAATGTCTGGAATATAACTTCAAAGTTTTTACAGTTCCGTTGATTACGGATTGGGAAGATCAAAAACAAATATCCAATCAATTGCAGCATTTTGCTATTGAAGATTTATTAGAAAGAAAACCAATTGTTTTAGATAATAATAAAATTTCAGCACAGATTAAAGGCAAAAGAGTTATGATAACTGGCGGTGCCGGTTCTATAGGAAGTGAAATAGTTAGGCAGGTTATTAATTTTAGCCCATATAAAATAATTATTTTAGATCAGGCAGAATCACCATTGCATAGTTTGCATTTAGAAGTTTCGGAACTTTCAAACGATGTCAAAATTAGAACCGTCTTAACAGATGTAAAAGATTATAACGCTTTAGAATCAGTTTTTGAAAAGTACAAACCTGATTTTGTTTATCATGCGGCTGCTTACAAACACGTTCCTCTGATGGAAGAAAATCCGTCACAAGCCATTTATACTAACGTAATCGGGACAAAAAATCTAGCTGATTTATCAAGCAAGTATCTTGTTGAGAAGTTTGTATTAATCTCTACCGACAAGGCTGTAAATCCAAGTAGCGTTATGGGAGCCAGTAAACGTATTGCTGAAAAATACGTTCAATCCTTGAATTATCACCTTTTAAATTCAAAGAAAAAAATTACCACTAAATTTATCACTACTAGATTTGGAAATGTTTTGGGTTCTAATGGTTCTATCGTTCCTTTGTTTACCAAGCAAATTCAGGAAGGAGGTCCAATTACTATTACACATCCCAAAATTATCAGGTATTTTATGACTATACCGGAAGCATGTCAACTTGTACTTGAAGCCGGAGCGATGGGTAATGGTGGTGAAATTTATATTTTTGATATGGGTGAACCGGTTAAGATTATTGATTTGGCCAAAAAGATGATTCGTTTAGCAGGATTTATTCCGGATAAGGACATCAGTATTAAAATTATTGGATTGAGACCAGGAGAAAAGCTATTTGAAGAGTTGCTTAATGATACCTCAAAAACTTTGCCCACTCATAATATAAAAATAATGATAGCGCAGGATACTATCGATGATTTTGAAGATGTAAGAGTGGCTATTACAGAATTAATTGCAACAGCTCAAAAAAAATCCAGTCAGGAAGTAGTAACCTTAATGAAAAAAATTGTTCCCGAATTTAAGAGTATGAATTCAGAGTTTCAAGTTTTAGATATCGACTAAATTGCTATTTAATGAATTTATCTATTCAAAAATATAAAATCAAATTGTAGCTTTGCGGCTTAAAAGTGAGCATTCTTTATAGTTTTGCTAAAAAAATCACATTGTAAATTATACCATAATGATAAAAAAAATATTCTTATTGCTACTTACCCTCACTATAGTTTCTTGTGCTAGTAAAAAAGACATTCTTTATTACCAAGATTTAAAAGATGGAACACAAGAATATATCAATTATTTACCAAGCTCCATTCAAATCAACGATATATTATATATAAGAATATCAGCTTTAATTCCTGAATCTGCCGAACCTTTTAATATACAAATAGGCGCAAATGCAAACAATATAAACATGGAAACCTATAGAATTCAGGGCTATTTAGTTTCACAGGAAGGTTCTATTGTATTTCCAATATTGGGTACTATAAAATTGGCAGGAAAAAGCACTATTGAAGCACAAAATTTGATAGCAAAAATGCTTAGTGACGGCGGTTATATAAAAGAACCAACTGTTAGTGTTAGAGTAATAAATAGTAAAATAACCGTTTTGGGAGAA is part of the Flavobacterium sangjuense genome and harbors:
- a CDS encoding polysaccharide biosynthesis/export family protein yields the protein MIKKIFLLLLTLTIVSCASKKDILYYQDLKDGTQEYINYLPSSIQINDILYIRISALIPESAEPFNIQIGANANNINMETYRIQGYLVSQEGSIVFPILGTIKLAGKSTIEAQNLIAKMLSDGGYIKEPTVSVRVINSKITVLGEVKSPGTYSYDEQNLSLNQAIGLAGDLTINGVRNDIMIIREVNGVRTYANVDLTSSDWFSSPYYYVKQNDIIIVNPNGPKIKTAGYINSLGSALGIISFGLTLYLLLKK
- a CDS encoding polysaccharide biosynthesis protein; translation: MNPISKVLKEAMSSKRFRNIGYLPRWIIFAIDVCIVAVACVITFVIVHSLNVKPYNTITILSQYGIIVAINSIFFIFFKTYSGIIRHSTFIDGVKLLVATSTSYLALMVINYSFQIITGNKLLLSTGLFITYVISFLLLFLFRILVKNFFEKYLQVEDKKQLIRAVIYGADANAISVANALKTEKPSRFNVVAFVDKFKQDKTSKSILDLPIINQNRSLHVILRSVNAESLIIAEKSLTKEETIAIVEECLEYNFKVFTVPLITDWEDQKQISNQLQHFAIEDLLERKPIVLDNNKISAQIKGKRVMITGGAGSIGSEIVRQVINFSPYKIIILDQAESPLHSLHLEVSELSNDVKIRTVLTDVKDYNALESVFEKYKPDFVYHAAAYKHVPLMEENPSQAIYTNVIGTKNLADLSSKYLVEKFVLISTDKAVNPSSVMGASKRIAEKYVQSLNYHLLNSKKKITTKFITTRFGNVLGSNGSIVPLFTKQIQEGGPITITHPKIIRYFMTIPEACQLVLEAGAMGNGGEIYIFDMGEPVKIIDLAKKMIRLAGFIPDKDISIKIIGLRPGEKLFEELLNDTSKTLPTHNIKIMIAQDTIDDFEDVRVAITELIATAQKKSSQEVVTLMKKIVPEFKSMNSEFQVLDID